One region of Arthrobacter sp. StoSoilB22 genomic DNA includes:
- a CDS encoding winged helix-turn-helix domain-containing protein: MSVASGYVHISVRNANKAASNAGLRPGFGSRPGYSPAPQGAGQQAPGYVPQGYNPNSYGQLRAVPTAEPAPMTAPTPVIAQSDKLRPVANDNVARGFVLYMGIDEETAAAAGTSIAKLAQEIRAYAQSLVTGAESYAAVAVAPAGAPGSALDVVRSTFGDPTVAARQRTEAARPAPQQESRPSGVLIDLARREVHLDGESLNLTFKEFELLNYLVENGTRTVGRDELLEGLWRNAEEVPNERTIDVHIRRLRSKLGRLANTVRTVRGQGYRFYEHPEVIVWAAPEYSI; the protein is encoded by the coding sequence ATGTCAGTTGCATCTGGATACGTCCACATCTCCGTCCGTAACGCCAACAAGGCAGCGTCAAACGCAGGGCTTCGCCCCGGCTTCGGCAGCCGCCCCGGCTACTCTCCGGCTCCCCAAGGCGCCGGGCAGCAGGCCCCCGGCTATGTGCCCCAGGGCTACAACCCCAACTCCTACGGCCAGTTGCGCGCAGTCCCCACGGCAGAGCCGGCACCCATGACTGCACCCACTCCTGTGATTGCCCAGTCGGACAAACTCCGCCCCGTCGCCAACGACAACGTGGCCCGCGGATTTGTCCTGTACATGGGAATTGACGAAGAAACTGCTGCCGCTGCAGGAACATCCATCGCCAAGCTCGCCCAGGAAATCCGGGCCTACGCCCAGTCCCTCGTGACCGGCGCGGAAAGCTATGCCGCCGTCGCAGTGGCCCCCGCCGGGGCACCCGGGTCAGCCCTCGACGTCGTGCGTTCCACGTTCGGTGACCCCACTGTTGCCGCACGCCAGCGCACCGAAGCTGCCCGTCCGGCGCCGCAGCAGGAATCCCGTCCGTCCGGCGTGCTGATTGACCTCGCCCGCCGCGAAGTGCACCTGGATGGCGAATCGCTGAACCTGACGTTCAAGGAATTCGAACTCCTCAACTACCTCGTCGAAAACGGCACCCGCACCGTGGGCCGCGACGAACTGCTTGAGGGACTATGGCGCAACGCCGAAGAGGTACCCAACGAGCGCACCATCGACGTCCACATCCGGCGTCTCCGCTCCAAGCTCGGCCGCCTCGCCAACACGGTCCGCACGGTCCGCGGCCAGGGCTACCGTTTCTACGAGCACCCCGAAGTTATTGTCTGGGCCGCTCCGGAATACTCGATCTAA
- a CDS encoding HAMP domain-containing sensor histidine kinase, whose protein sequence is MAKSSRIPGNPQRSWLNPSTWHLRTRLVLVAMALLVAICGAVGIVSYASMDMVFNRQLDRQLEQASSRATDFGRPPSNFPTNPSGRPDPLEARGQAAGTLNARIDGSTVRSSGLIDAQGNRVSLSAADEQVLLSLPKDNVPVDRSLSNGDYRLVAVDTYGDVIVTGLPLADKQSAEASLVWTMVLVSLGGLVLIGLAGTVIIRRTMRPLEQLSEVATKVSRLPLDAGEVALAVRVPPSTAHPGTEVGSVGHALNQMLENVASALEARQESETKVRQFVADASHELRTPLTAIRGYTELLRMTETFTDDGRKSLARVQSQSERMTTLVEDLLLLARLDEGQPVKVEDVDLTQLVIETVSDEKVMAPDHIWHLQLPDEPVTVRGDVTQLHQVLANLLSNARKHTDPGTTVVTGVMLSADGSAVVTVTDNGPGIPVDFQGRIFSRFARADAARSGSEGTSGLGLSIVDSIVAAHGGTVEVTSRPGRTEFALRLPTVSTGESQASLQGDSPAS, encoded by the coding sequence GTGGCCAAAAGCTCCCGTATTCCCGGAAATCCACAGCGCAGCTGGCTGAACCCGTCCACCTGGCACCTGCGGACACGCCTGGTCCTGGTGGCCATGGCGCTCCTGGTGGCCATCTGCGGAGCCGTGGGCATTGTCAGCTACGCGTCCATGGACATGGTCTTCAACAGGCAGCTCGATAGGCAATTGGAGCAGGCGTCCAGCCGCGCGACCGACTTCGGCAGGCCGCCGTCGAACTTTCCCACGAACCCCTCCGGAAGGCCTGACCCGCTGGAGGCGCGCGGCCAGGCCGCGGGAACGCTCAACGCGAGGATCGACGGCTCAACCGTGAGGAGTTCGGGGCTCATCGACGCCCAAGGCAACCGCGTTTCACTTTCCGCAGCCGATGAGCAGGTCCTGTTGTCGCTCCCCAAGGACAACGTGCCGGTGGATCGATCCCTGTCCAATGGTGACTACCGGCTGGTGGCAGTGGACACCTACGGTGATGTGATCGTGACGGGGCTGCCCTTGGCGGACAAGCAAAGCGCCGAGGCCTCGCTGGTGTGGACCATGGTGTTGGTTTCGTTGGGCGGATTGGTACTGATCGGCCTCGCCGGAACAGTAATCATCCGGCGGACCATGCGGCCGCTTGAGCAGCTCTCCGAGGTTGCCACCAAGGTTTCGCGCCTCCCCCTCGACGCCGGGGAGGTGGCACTTGCGGTACGCGTACCGCCGTCGACCGCTCATCCCGGAACGGAAGTTGGAAGCGTTGGCCATGCTCTGAACCAGATGCTGGAGAACGTCGCCAGTGCATTGGAAGCACGGCAGGAAAGCGAAACCAAGGTGCGTCAGTTCGTCGCTGATGCCTCACACGAACTCCGCACACCGCTCACCGCGATCCGCGGCTACACGGAGTTGCTGAGGATGACCGAGACCTTCACCGACGATGGCCGCAAGTCGCTGGCAAGGGTCCAAAGCCAATCGGAGCGCATGACCACGCTGGTTGAGGACCTGCTGCTGCTGGCGCGCTTGGACGAGGGGCAGCCCGTGAAAGTCGAGGACGTTGACCTGACCCAGTTGGTGATCGAAACCGTCAGCGATGAGAAGGTCATGGCGCCGGATCACATCTGGCACCTCCAGCTCCCCGATGAGCCTGTCACAGTCCGCGGCGATGTAACGCAATTGCACCAGGTGCTCGCCAACCTGCTGTCCAACGCGCGCAAACACACCGATCCCGGCACCACCGTGGTAACAGGCGTCATGCTCTCCGCTGATGGCAGCGCAGTGGTCACAGTGACGGACAACGGCCCGGGCATTCCGGTCGATTTCCAAGGCCGGATCTTCTCCCGTTTTGCCCGCGCTGATGCCGCGAGATCGGGTTCTGAAGGCACCTCCGGACTGGGCCTTTCCATTGTGGATTCGATTGTTGCCGCCCATGGTGGCACCGTGGAGGTG
- a CDS encoding response regulator transcription factor produces the protein MASSHSMTNNLPQLSHPDGSPIRALVVDDEPSLAELMSMGLRMAGWSVAVAGDGPGAVKLAKDFRPDVLVLDVMLPGFDGVEVLNRIRTFAPEVPALFLTAKDAVQDRIVGLAAGGDDYVTKPFSMEEVLLRLHRLVQRSGVAAMDTAELVVGDLTLNVDTREVTRAGEDIPLTATQFELLRYLMENPKRVVSKAQILDRVWDYDFGGQANIVELYISYLRKKIEANHPPMIHTIRGAGYVIKPAD, from the coding sequence ATGGCCTCCTCGCACTCCATGACCAACAACCTTCCCCAGCTCTCCCATCCGGACGGCTCCCCCATCCGCGCCCTTGTGGTGGACGATGAACCCAGCCTCGCCGAGCTCATGAGCATGGGACTTCGAATGGCGGGCTGGTCCGTGGCAGTGGCCGGGGACGGGCCCGGGGCCGTAAAACTGGCCAAGGACTTTCGCCCTGACGTGCTGGTCCTGGACGTCATGCTGCCCGGCTTCGACGGCGTGGAGGTCCTCAATCGCATCCGCACCTTCGCCCCGGAAGTTCCCGCACTGTTCCTCACCGCCAAGGACGCCGTACAGGATCGGATCGTTGGGCTCGCCGCCGGAGGGGACGACTACGTCACCAAGCCCTTCAGCATGGAAGAGGTCCTCCTACGCCTCCACCGTCTGGTCCAGCGTTCCGGGGTGGCGGCCATGGACACTGCCGAGCTTGTGGTGGGAGATCTCACGCTGAACGTGGACACCCGCGAAGTCACCCGGGCCGGCGAGGACATCCCGCTCACCGCCACCCAGTTTGAACTTTTGCGCTACCTCATGGAAAACCCCAAACGAGTGGTCAGCAAAGCCCAGATTCTGGACCGGGTGTGGGACTACGACTTCGGTGGCCAGGCCAACATCGTGGAACTGTACATCTCCTACCTACGCAAGAAGATCGAAGCCAACCATCCGCCCATGATCCACACCATCCGTGGCGCCGGGTACGTCATCAAGCCAGCGGACTAG
- a CDS encoding YhgE/Pip domain-containing protein produces the protein MTVLRLARSELKRMTGGLLPKLTILALTMVPLLYGAVYLYANWDPYGNLNQIDAALVVEDTGATSKDGTELQAGKKVADSLVEGHVFNWKQVSSAEDADAGVRTGEYAFALRIPKDFSSNLVSPGSFDAANQAMLHVTTNDANNYLLSTIVDKLTTAVHSTVAKEVGEETANQLLTGFGTIHASIVKAADGATELATGVGKLSDGAATLHTGTTQLVTGADQLVAGQTQLRDGAVQLNTGAGQLSSGLTELRNKTATLPTDSQKLADGAAQVAAGNAEQNAKVQDVVGQLEAADKGLRNRVVESNARLVTAGVLTQEQADKVLADFDAAAASGPVTDAKAKISGDAAKIQQLSDGSAAVSAGAAKLAAATPALTDAISKAADGAGQLNAGASTLAAGQQTALDGAAKLDDGAHQLDDGAGQLASGAVTASDGSHTLATELAKGAGDIPNPNDEQKNSVSKVIADPVAVDNVSQAKAGSYGAGLAPFFLTLALWIGVFMLVQAMRPITQRALASNAPAWKIAVGGWLPFFVVSVLQATILTLVVDLGLGLNPAHPIGMWLFMLAAVMAFSAIIQGIVALMGTPGKFVVLILLVLQLVSSGGTFPWQTTPMPLHVVHEVLPMGYVVTGMRHLIYGGDLSMIWPTVLGLLGYTLLGAALSTLAVRKHKMWTLKTLKPEIAV, from the coding sequence GTGACTGTTCTGCGGCTGGCCCGCTCCGAACTCAAGCGCATGACCGGCGGGCTCCTGCCCAAGCTGACCATCCTCGCCCTGACCATGGTCCCGTTGCTGTACGGTGCCGTGTACCTTTACGCGAACTGGGATCCGTACGGCAACCTGAACCAGATCGACGCCGCCTTGGTGGTTGAAGACACGGGTGCCACCTCAAAAGACGGCACGGAACTCCAGGCCGGCAAAAAGGTGGCAGACAGCCTGGTTGAGGGCCACGTTTTCAACTGGAAGCAGGTGTCCAGCGCCGAGGATGCAGATGCTGGCGTTCGCACGGGTGAGTACGCCTTCGCCCTGCGCATCCCCAAGGATTTCTCCTCCAACCTGGTCTCCCCCGGGAGTTTCGACGCCGCCAACCAGGCCATGCTGCACGTCACCACCAACGATGCCAACAACTACTTGCTGAGCACCATCGTGGACAAGCTCACAACGGCCGTGCATTCAACGGTGGCCAAGGAAGTGGGCGAGGAAACCGCCAACCAGCTCCTCACGGGCTTCGGCACCATCCACGCCTCCATTGTGAAGGCCGCCGACGGCGCCACGGAGCTGGCCACGGGCGTTGGCAAACTCAGTGACGGCGCCGCGACACTGCACACCGGCACCACCCAGCTGGTTACCGGCGCGGACCAACTCGTGGCCGGGCAGACCCAGTTGCGCGATGGAGCCGTACAGCTGAACACCGGTGCCGGCCAGCTCAGTTCCGGCCTCACGGAGCTCAGGAACAAGACCGCTACCCTTCCAACGGATTCGCAGAAACTCGCTGATGGCGCGGCTCAAGTAGCCGCCGGAAACGCCGAGCAGAACGCGAAAGTCCAGGACGTCGTCGGGCAGCTCGAAGCGGCAGATAAGGGCCTCCGCAACCGCGTGGTCGAATCGAACGCGCGGCTGGTCACGGCCGGTGTGCTGACGCAGGAGCAGGCAGACAAGGTCCTGGCAGACTTTGATGCCGCAGCAGCGTCAGGCCCCGTCACCGATGCGAAGGCAAAGATTTCCGGGGACGCCGCCAAAATCCAGCAGCTCTCCGACGGTTCAGCCGCTGTGAGCGCAGGCGCAGCCAAGCTCGCCGCCGCCACACCAGCGCTGACCGACGCGATCTCGAAAGCCGCCGACGGGGCCGGGCAGCTGAACGCGGGCGCATCAACGTTGGCTGCCGGGCAGCAGACCGCCTTGGACGGCGCTGCCAAGCTCGACGACGGTGCCCACCAACTGGACGACGGTGCAGGCCAGCTCGCCAGCGGCGCAGTGACCGCATCCGATGGGTCACATACCCTGGCCACCGAGCTTGCGAAGGGCGCAGGAGACATCCCCAACCCCAACGATGAGCAAAAGAACAGTGTGTCCAAGGTGATCGCGGACCCGGTGGCCGTGGACAACGTGTCCCAGGCCAAGGCCGGATCCTATGGCGCCGGGCTGGCACCCTTCTTCCTGACCCTGGCCCTCTGGATCGGCGTGTTCATGCTGGTCCAGGCCATGCGGCCCATCACCCAACGGGCCTTGGCCTCGAACGCCCCCGCCTGGAAAATCGCCGTCGGAGGCTGGCTGCCGTTCTTCGTCGTCTCGGTGCTGCAAGCCACCATCCTCACCCTGGTGGTTGACCTCGGCCTGGGCCTCAACCCCGCGCATCCCATCGGAATGTGGCTGTTCATGCTGGCGGCCGTGATGGCGTTCAGCGCGATCATTCAAGGCATCGTGGCGCTCATGGGAACTCCCGGCAAGTTCGTGGTTCTGATCCTGTTGGTGCTGCAGCTCGTTTCCTCGGGCGGAACGTTCCCGTGGCAGACCACCCCCATGCCGCTCCATGTTGTGCATGAGGTCCTGCCCATGGGATACGTGGTCACCGGCATGCGACACCTGATCTACGGTGGTGACCTCAGCATGATCTGGCCCACCGTACTGGGTCTGCTTGGATACACTTTGCTGGGAGCGGCACTGTCAACGCTAGCCGTCCGCAAGCACAAGATGTGGACCCTCAAGACGCTGAAGCCGGAGATTGCAGTATGA
- a CDS encoding histidine phosphatase family protein, with protein MSDHHIKRLVIMRHAKADWPTGVPDHERPLEERGHREAPLAGKWLLQQGVVPDFILCSSALRTRQTCTWVCDELGDKAPTPKLEDGLYSASANRMLTVINHVPDTVTTLMVISHMPGVQDLAMHLASRDSDHDAYMDAATRYPTSALTVMETEKSWAELDGQDARLTHFAVPRK; from the coding sequence ATGAGTGACCATCACATTAAGCGCCTGGTGATCATGCGGCATGCCAAGGCTGATTGGCCTACCGGCGTGCCTGATCATGAGCGCCCCTTGGAGGAGCGCGGGCACCGGGAGGCTCCGCTGGCCGGCAAATGGTTGCTCCAGCAGGGCGTGGTGCCTGACTTCATTCTGTGCTCGTCAGCATTAAGAACCCGCCAGACCTGCACCTGGGTGTGCGACGAACTGGGCGACAAAGCACCGACGCCCAAACTTGAGGACGGCCTGTACTCCGCCTCGGCCAACCGCATGTTGACGGTCATCAACCACGTCCCGGACACTGTGACCACACTGATGGTGATCTCGCATATGCCTGGAGTCCAGGATCTGGCTATGCACTTGGCGTCCCGCGACTCTGACCACGACGCCTATATGGATGCCGCCACCAGGTACCCAACCAGTGCGTTGACGGTGATGGAAACGGAAAAATCGTGGGCTGAGCTGGACGGGCAGGATGCTCGGCTCACGCACTTCGCGGTTCCCCGCAAGTAG
- a CDS encoding LysR family transcriptional regulator: MIDISSLRALVAVEQHGSVVAASDVMGFSPSAISQQIKKLEKQTGVTVLERNGRGVLLTERGLALAGYGRRIMGELEELQATLLADPAKPSGLLRLVAFSTACRGLVGPMLGRMATAHSALDITVLAEDPREAVQRVASGEAELAVVHNWNSVPLVIPENLVLEDLCIDQADVLVNSTHPLSGSAAVEREDLLNETWISTPAGAICNEALLQIFAGLGKVPDIRVYDPDFSTHIAMVEQGVAVALVPRLGRPPLPAGVVAIPVINPVQQRSVGVVYRKTMTASPNIRTAVRMLREVAGGLPLPQG, translated from the coding sequence ATGATCGACATTTCCTCCCTGAGGGCCTTGGTGGCCGTGGAACAGCACGGCTCAGTTGTGGCGGCCTCGGACGTCATGGGTTTCAGCCCTTCAGCCATTTCGCAGCAAATCAAGAAACTTGAGAAGCAGACCGGCGTCACCGTGCTGGAACGCAATGGCCGGGGGGTGCTCCTCACGGAACGCGGCCTGGCTTTGGCGGGCTATGGCAGGCGGATCATGGGCGAGCTCGAAGAACTCCAAGCCACACTGCTGGCCGATCCCGCGAAACCTTCAGGCCTCCTGAGGCTCGTTGCGTTTTCCACAGCCTGCCGAGGCCTGGTGGGACCGATGCTGGGGCGCATGGCCACCGCCCACTCCGCGTTGGACATCACCGTACTGGCCGAGGATCCCCGCGAGGCTGTACAAAGAGTGGCATCAGGCGAAGCGGAACTCGCGGTTGTCCATAACTGGAACTCGGTGCCCTTGGTGATCCCGGAGAACCTGGTGCTTGAGGACCTCTGCATCGACCAAGCCGATGTCCTCGTCAACAGCACCCACCCACTTTCCGGAAGTGCCGCCGTCGAGCGTGAAGACCTACTCAACGAAACCTGGATCAGCACCCCGGCAGGAGCCATCTGCAACGAAGCATTGCTGCAGATCTTTGCCGGGCTGGGCAAGGTCCCCGATATCCGCGTTTACGATCCCGACTTCTCCACCCACATCGCCATGGTGGAACAAGGCGTGGCCGTGGCACTCGTTCCGAGGCTCGGCAGGCCACCGCTTCCCGCCGGCGTGGTTGCCATCCCGGTGATCAACCCAGTGCAGCAACGGTCCGTGGGCGTGGTGTACCGGAAGACGATGACCGCCAGCCCCAACATCCGAACCGCGGTGCGAATGCTTCGCGAGGTGGCGGGCGGACTTCCCCTGCCACAGGGGTGA
- a CDS encoding ABC transporter ATP-binding protein — protein sequence MLSVQQLQINGRRDDLLPATSLQVRRGELLLVAGEGQDQRTALALALSGRMKPSNGVLSWDNTTKTKKIRLASALVDSPGVNEPEQHLSVRDLVTEDLSLIPRRYRGALLSKPWLKVNSFEDIAGLWIEQIPAARRLELLTALALADPATDLLVVDSPDRHSADPAAWLPRLQALASDAGRPLAVVAVVGALPENWTGAAAVIGNSVTHPPEPEVEPTPAAPQATRPEPATAVEPQTADEPKAKHAAEPAPETSAALKPAAHTESENLQRTAK from the coding sequence GTGCTGTCCGTACAGCAACTTCAGATCAACGGCCGCCGGGACGATCTCCTCCCGGCAACGTCACTTCAAGTCCGCCGCGGCGAACTCCTGCTCGTCGCCGGAGAGGGCCAGGACCAGCGGACAGCTTTGGCGTTGGCTTTGAGCGGCCGCATGAAGCCAAGCAACGGCGTCCTCAGCTGGGACAACACCACCAAGACCAAGAAGATCCGCCTCGCCAGCGCCTTGGTGGACTCTCCCGGCGTCAACGAACCCGAGCAACACCTCAGCGTCCGCGACCTCGTCACCGAGGACCTCTCCCTGATTCCCCGGCGATACCGCGGCGCACTGCTGAGTAAACCGTGGCTGAAGGTCAACAGCTTTGAAGACATCGCCGGCCTCTGGATAGAACAAATTCCGGCCGCCCGCCGCTTGGAACTCCTCACCGCGCTGGCCTTGGCTGATCCAGCCACGGACCTCCTTGTAGTGGACTCCCCTGACCGCCACAGTGCCGATCCCGCGGCTTGGTTGCCCCGGCTTCAGGCATTGGCGTCCGACGCCGGGCGGCCGCTTGCCGTCGTCGCCGTCGTGGGTGCCCTCCCGGAGAACTGGACCGGAGCCGCTGCGGTGATCGGAAACTCAGTGACGCATCCCCCTGAACCGGAGGTGGAACCCACGCCCGCCGCACCGCAGGCCACCCGGCCCGAGCCGGCAACCGCCGTCGAACCCCAAACAGCGGACGAACCCAAGGCCAAGCACGCGGCCGAACCGGCACCCGAAACATCCGCAGCCCTCAAACCCGCTGCCCACACTGAATCCGAAAACCTTCAAAGGACTGCAAAGTGA
- a CDS encoding TetR/AcrR family transcriptional regulator, with product MSTTEPVPSAAESQGGESGPAGKKLRPGRTNATKQRLFEASMELIGERGAAGVTVDEIAAAAGVSKGTVYYNFGSKSDLIAQLLRHGVDIMLVRLQDVRGNSNDPLESMTNMVGQAMEFMDDYPSFARLWVSENWRTPGEWSAVFAELRAELLAVVGSAVESVAAGYKVDESIARGSLEAAIFGAIFVVGLDRQTYNPERTREQSVAAVMTIMHGYVIK from the coding sequence ATGAGCACCACCGAGCCGGTCCCTTCCGCCGCCGAGTCCCAGGGAGGCGAATCAGGCCCTGCCGGGAAAAAACTACGTCCCGGCCGCACCAACGCCACCAAGCAGCGCCTGTTCGAGGCCTCCATGGAGCTGATCGGCGAGCGCGGCGCTGCGGGGGTCACCGTGGATGAGATCGCGGCCGCTGCGGGGGTGTCCAAGGGAACGGTCTATTACAACTTTGGCAGCAAATCCGATCTGATCGCACAGTTGCTGCGGCACGGTGTGGACATCATGCTGGTCCGGCTGCAGGACGTTCGGGGCAACAGCAACGACCCCCTGGAGTCCATGACCAACATGGTGGGGCAGGCCATGGAGTTCATGGACGACTACCCCTCCTTCGCCCGGCTGTGGGTCAGCGAAAACTGGCGCACTCCCGGGGAGTGGAGTGCCGTGTTTGCCGAGCTCCGGGCTGAACTTCTGGCCGTGGTTGGCTCGGCTGTGGAGAGCGTTGCGGCGGGCTACAAGGTGGACGAATCGATTGCACGGGGTTCTTTGGAGGCGGCGATCTTCGGTGCCATCTTCGTGGTGGGCCTGGACCGGCAGACGTACAACCCGGAACGCACCCGCGAGCAAAGCGTTGCGGCCGTGATGACCATCATGCACGGGTACGTCATCAAGTAA
- a CDS encoding EamA family transporter encodes MLNSTLVLQPKEGQSVRVNLRHSALAVVVAVLWGINFVAIDLGLHTNGREVPPLLFVAMRFLLVVFPFILFIRKPDVGWKAIVGVGLFMSAGQFGLLYLGMALGMPAGLASLVLQAQVLFTILLAARFLGEKPSRRQLAGVALGIAGLAVVALGRSAVAPVLPLMIVLAAALSWAIGNVVARHSKAASGLGLVVWSGAVVPVPLAGLSLLVDGPGIVWATLTDLQPATILSAIYTAVFASLIGYGIWNRLLSLYPSSDVVPFTLLVPVVGMTAAWLVLNEIPTLTEILGGLILLLGVATAVLGAGRKIRPETAVVRPALRL; translated from the coding sequence ATGTTGAATTCAACGCTGGTGCTTCAACCAAAAGAAGGCCAGAGTGTACGTGTGAACCTTCGCCACTCCGCCCTTGCCGTGGTAGTTGCTGTCCTGTGGGGCATCAACTTCGTCGCGATAGACCTCGGCCTGCACACCAACGGCAGGGAAGTCCCGCCGCTGCTCTTCGTCGCCATGCGCTTCCTGCTGGTGGTCTTTCCCTTCATCCTGTTCATCCGCAAACCGGACGTGGGCTGGAAGGCGATTGTCGGCGTCGGGCTCTTCATGAGTGCCGGCCAATTCGGCCTCCTGTACTTGGGCATGGCCTTGGGAATGCCCGCAGGTTTGGCGTCCTTGGTACTTCAGGCGCAGGTTCTGTTCACCATTTTGCTGGCGGCGAGGTTCCTCGGTGAGAAGCCGAGCCGCCGCCAATTGGCGGGCGTGGCTCTGGGTATCGCAGGCTTGGCAGTAGTGGCGTTGGGGCGCAGCGCCGTGGCGCCGGTGCTTCCGCTCATGATTGTCCTGGCCGCGGCGTTGTCCTGGGCGATCGGCAACGTGGTGGCCCGGCATTCCAAAGCCGCCTCCGGGTTGGGCCTGGTGGTGTGGTCCGGTGCCGTGGTGCCGGTCCCGTTGGCTGGTTTGTCGCTGCTGGTGGACGGGCCGGGCATCGTGTGGGCCACTCTCACCGACCTGCAGCCCGCCACTATCCTGAGCGCCATCTATACGGCCGTGTTCGCGTCCCTGATTGGCTACGGCATCTGGAACCGGCTGTTGTCGCTGTACCCGAGCTCCGACGTCGTGCCCTTCACGCTGTTGGTCCCTGTGGTGGGGATGACGGCCGCGTGGCTTGTTTTGAACGAGATTCCCACACTGACCGAGATCCTCGGCGGGCTGATCCTCCTCCTGGGAGTTGCCACCGCCGTCCTGGGTGCCGGACGCAAAATCCGCCCGGAAACGGCCGTTGTGAGGCCCGCTCTGCGCCTATAG
- a CDS encoding NAD(P)/FAD-dependent oxidoreductase, producing MTAESSREFDVIVIGAGAVGENVADRVVRGGLTAVIIESELVGGECSYWACIPSKALLRPGNVLHAAQVVPGAKEAITGTVDAGAALKHRDWFTNNWQDGSQVEWLDSAGIELIRGRGRITGPREVQVDGLDGNSYALKAHHAVVVATGSTPTIPDIDGLSDVPFWTTRGATAAKEAPKRFVVLGGGVAGVEMAQAFARLGSDVTLIARGRLLSSYPEEAANLVLAGLRADGVAVHVHTDVEKTEENDDGSVTVRFDGKSLTADKVLVASGRHPALANLGLENVGVEAQDSKPLRLTTDASGLVEGPASDGTSGLWLYAAGDAAGKVLLTHQGKYEARATGDAIVARANGKLVGTPKPWSPWAHTANDHAVPSVVFTDPEVASVGPSLEQALLQGKNVTGVELPINVSGSQLHSPDYKGWAQIVVDEDRKVILGATFVGPGVAELLHSATIAIVGEVPLDRLWHAVPSYPTISEVWLRLLEKYGL from the coding sequence ATGACTGCCGAGAGCTCCCGGGAATTCGATGTAATCGTGATCGGCGCGGGCGCCGTTGGAGAAAACGTGGCGGACCGTGTGGTCCGTGGCGGGCTGACGGCGGTGATCATCGAGAGCGAGCTAGTGGGCGGCGAGTGTTCCTACTGGGCTTGCATCCCTTCCAAGGCGCTCCTCCGTCCGGGTAACGTGCTCCACGCCGCCCAAGTGGTGCCCGGAGCCAAAGAGGCGATTACTGGAACCGTGGATGCCGGGGCTGCCCTTAAGCACAGGGACTGGTTCACCAATAATTGGCAGGACGGCAGCCAGGTTGAATGGCTGGACAGCGCCGGGATCGAGTTGATCCGTGGCAGGGGCCGAATTACTGGTCCCCGCGAGGTCCAGGTGGATGGACTCGATGGCAACAGTTACGCGCTCAAAGCCCACCATGCCGTGGTGGTCGCTACGGGGTCAACTCCCACCATCCCGGACATTGACGGCCTGAGCGACGTACCTTTCTGGACTACCCGCGGCGCCACGGCGGCCAAGGAAGCCCCAAAGCGCTTTGTGGTCCTGGGTGGTGGTGTGGCAGGGGTGGAGATGGCGCAGGCGTTCGCGCGCCTCGGCTCGGACGTCACCCTCATCGCCCGCGGTCGACTACTGAGCAGCTATCCGGAGGAAGCCGCCAACCTGGTGCTGGCCGGGCTTCGCGCCGACGGGGTGGCTGTTCATGTCCACACCGACGTGGAGAAAACGGAGGAGAACGACGACGGCTCCGTGACAGTCAGGTTCGACGGCAAGTCGCTCACGGCCGATAAAGTCCTGGTTGCCTCCGGGCGGCACCCCGCCCTGGCCAATCTGGGCCTGGAAAATGTTGGCGTTGAAGCACAGGACAGCAAACCCCTTCGACTCACAACGGATGCCAGCGGCTTGGTGGAAGGCCCTGCCAGCGATGGCACCAGCGGACTGTGGCTTTACGCCGCCGGGGACGCGGCCGGCAAGGTGCTCCTGACCCATCAGGGTAAATATGAGGCGCGTGCAACCGGTGACGCAATCGTCGCAAGGGCTAACGGCAAACTCGTCGGGACACCCAAACCGTGGAGCCCGTGGGCCCACACGGCAAACGACCACGCAGTTCCGAGCGTGGTGTTTACAGATCCTGAGGTTGCCTCGGTTGGCCCGAGCCTGGAGCAGGCCCTGCTGCAGGGCAAGAATGTCACGGGCGTGGAACTCCCCATCAACGTTTCCGGCTCGCAGTTGCACTCCCCCGACTACAAAGGCTGGGCCCAGATAGTGGTTGATGAGGACAGGAAGGTCATCCTGGGAGCTACTTTCGTGGGTCCGGGCGTTGCGGAACTCCTTCATTCCGCAACCATTGCGATCGTGGGCGAGGTGCCGTTGGACCGGCTGTGGCATGCCGTTCCTTCCTACCCCACCATCAGCGAGGTTTGGCTGCGGCTCCTGGAAAAGTACGGGCTCTAA